In Anopheles gambiae chromosome 2, idAnoGambNW_F1_1, whole genome shotgun sequence, a single window of DNA contains:
- the LOC1268979 gene encoding uncharacterized protein LOC1268979 has product MAFRYLAIVASVLLASSLAAASPANKPAFWKGTPMDGMVEEMRSLCSSENDSVACTKFKIMNFLDTVFKKDNFQISDDVEVRSNGALVSEGRAPAGLVEQIENYVRSHDVTFKMPIAGARVTVSPRNLEQDELNVTFNFPAGSGRGIEARKSKLKKIVIPIMVFILLKAMTLIPMALGVLGLKAWNSLQLSFFSFVVSVGLAIFQLCKKLAADSHHPHIAAHGPWDAGRSFVQPTFDGQDIAYSAHA; this is encoded by the exons ATGGCATTCCGGTATCTAGCGATCGTAGCGAGCGTTCTGCTGGCCTCCAGTCTGGCGGCAGCCAGTCCAGCTAACAAGCCAGCCTTCTGGAAGGGAACGCCGATGGACGGCATGGTGGAGGAGATGCGTTCGCTGTGCAGCTCCGAGAACGATTCCGTTGCCTGCACCAAGTTCAAGATCATGAACTTCCTCGATACGGTTTTCAAGAAGGATAACTTCCAG ATCTCCGATGATGTTGAGGTACGCAGCAATGGCGCGCTCGTGAGCGAAGGCCGTGCTCCGGCGGGACTGGTGGAGCAGATCGAGAACTACGTGCGCAGCCACGACGTTACCTTCAAGATGCCGATCGCCGGTGCCCGCGTCACCGTGTCTCCGCGCAATCTCGAGCAGGATGAGCTGAATGTGACGTTCAACTTCCCCGCCGGCAGCGGCCGTGGCATTGAGGCACGCAAATCGAAGCTGAAGAAGATCGTCATCCCGATCATGGTGTTCATCCTGCTGAAGGCTATGACGCTCATCCCGATGGCTCTCGGTGTCCTTGGTCTGAAGGCGTGGAACTCGCTCCAGCTGTCGTTCTTCTCGTTCGTCGTGTCGGTCGGTCTCGCTATCTTCCAGCTTTGCAAAAAG CTGGCCGCCGATAGCCACCATCCGCACATTGCCGCCCACGGACCGTGGGATGCGGGCCGATCGTTCGTGCAACCTACCTTCGATGGTCAGGATATTGCGTACAGTGCTCATGCTTAG
- the LOC1272842 gene encoding uncharacterized protein LOC1272842 isoform X1 encodes MMPTRTRSLVLVVVVALVAGVASGASIASNLVEEERPRIASSEELLSSIVNECFDGASVMGCLKGKVLLYLDGMLGLREEEARAFEERNVDEVIFDRVGRVLATHEFRVQLPEDTVVSYRADKGLDIDVVPAGLATEAARGHLLKKKLLLPVLLLLKLKMKALMPIFLGLIGLKAMKALILSKLAITLVLGFLVAQLVKKSGLGMPMSMMPMMMPQAPAAEYGAPVPATSTPASSYEPSSWDSSSGPYSRHWEPSTSGSSHNLAYSSYYPSSSGSSSYTAYNAGTSSSSAVGSGSSSSSSSPSSGASSSSSSSSNAAHAY; translated from the exons ATGATGCCGACTCGAACCCGTTcgctggtgttggtggttgtggtggcgCTGGTTGCGGGTGTCGCCTCCGGTGCCTCGATCGCGTCCAATCTGGTCGAGGAGGAGCGACCAAGGATCGCGTCCAGCGAGGAGCTGCTGTCGTCGATTGTGAACGAGTGCTTCGACGGTGCCTCGGTCATGGGCTGCCTGAAGGGCAAGGTGCTGCTCTACCTGGACGGTATGCTGGGACTGCGCGAGGAGGAGGCACGCGCCTTCGAGGAGCGTAATGTGGATGAGGTGATCTTCGACCGCGTCGGACGTGTGCTGGCCACCCACGAGTTCCGCGTTCAGCTGCCGGAAGATACCGTCGTCAGCTACCGCGCCGATAAGGGTTTGGACATTGACGTGGTGCCGGCGGGTCTCGCTACCG AAGCGGCCCGTGGTCACTTACTGAAGAAGAAACTACTGCTTccagtgttgctgctgctgaagctgaagATGAAGGCGCTGATGCCGATCTTCCTCGGGCTGATCGGACTGAAGGCGATGAAGGCGCTCATCCTGTCCAAGCTGGCGATCACGCTGGTGCTCGGCTTCCTGGTTGCCCAGCTGGTGAAGAAGTCCGGCCTGGGCATGCCCATGTCGATGATGCCCATGATGATGCCCCAGGCTCCGGCTGCTGAGTATGGTGCACCGGTGCCTGCTACCTCTACGCCGGCCTCCAGCTACGAACCATCGTCCTGGGACTCCTCCTCCGGCCCGTACTCGCGCCACTGGGAGCCGTCGACGTCCGGTTCGTCGCACAACCTCGCCTACAGCTCGTACTATCCCAGCTCGAGCGGTTCCAGCTCGTACACGGCGTACAACGCTGGAACCAGCAGCTCCTCGGCCGTTGGTTCCGGTagctcttcctcttcctcctctcccTCGTCCGGAGCttcatcgtcgtcctcgtcgtcgtcgaatGCAGCGCACGCTTACTAG
- the LOC1272842 gene encoding uncharacterized protein LOC1272842 isoform X2 gives MMPTRTRSLVLVVVVALVAGVASGASIASNLVEEERPRIASSEELLSSIVNECFDGASVMGCLKGKVLLYLDGMLGLREEEARAFEERNVDEVIFDRVGRVLATHEFRVQLPEDTVVSYRADKGLDIDVVPAGLATVLLLLKLKMKALMPIFLGLIGLKAMKALILSKLAITLVLGFLVAQLVKKSGLGMPMSMMPMMMPQAPAAEYGAPVPATSTPASSYEPSSWDSSSGPYSRHWEPSTSGSSHNLAYSSYYPSSSGSSSYTAYNAGTSSSSAVGSGSSSSSSSPSSGASSSSSSSSNAAHAY, from the exons ATGATGCCGACTCGAACCCGTTcgctggtgttggtggttgtggtggcgCTGGTTGCGGGTGTCGCCTCCGGTGCCTCGATCGCGTCCAATCTGGTCGAGGAGGAGCGACCAAGGATCGCGTCCAGCGAGGAGCTGCTGTCGTCGATTGTGAACGAGTGCTTCGACGGTGCCTCGGTCATGGGCTGCCTGAAGGGCAAGGTGCTGCTCTACCTGGACGGTATGCTGGGACTGCGCGAGGAGGAGGCACGCGCCTTCGAGGAGCGTAATGTGGATGAGGTGATCTTCGACCGCGTCGGACGTGTGCTGGCCACCCACGAGTTCCGCGTTCAGCTGCCGGAAGATACCGTCGTCAGCTACCGCGCCGATAAGGGTTTGGACATTGACGTGGTGCCGGCGGGTCTCGCTACCG tgttgctgctgctgaagctgaagATGAAGGCGCTGATGCCGATCTTCCTCGGGCTGATCGGACTGAAGGCGATGAAGGCGCTCATCCTGTCCAAGCTGGCGATCACGCTGGTGCTCGGCTTCCTGGTTGCCCAGCTGGTGAAGAAGTCCGGCCTGGGCATGCCCATGTCGATGATGCCCATGATGATGCCCCAGGCTCCGGCTGCTGAGTATGGTGCACCGGTGCCTGCTACCTCTACGCCGGCCTCCAGCTACGAACCATCGTCCTGGGACTCCTCCTCCGGCCCGTACTCGCGCCACTGGGAGCCGTCGACGTCCGGTTCGTCGCACAACCTCGCCTACAGCTCGTACTATCCCAGCTCGAGCGGTTCCAGCTCGTACACGGCGTACAACGCTGGAACCAGCAGCTCCTCGGCCGTTGGTTCCGGTagctcttcctcttcctcctctcccTCGTCCGGAGCttcatcgtcgtcctcgtcgtcgtcgaatGCAGCGCACGCTTACTAG
- the LOC5667177 gene encoding uncharacterized protein LOC5667177, with protein MPKPKFDCVGCERENAVSDMVLCDACSKWWHFDCAGVSKEVKYVKWVCERCESGEKDEAAKVKDHEMSGKPSRATRGKAQSQDGDTSKTRLEKPVEVPLQQKPADQELASSKVSLVATPDIVMAQRSVRSETGTAPTNTEHVEKNRKAPSLIEGSSSRCKINPNQKDSASHVSRRSKSSVATTLKLERLAKERRLEVEALQTEMSKRIAKLNSDYEAMKQQIEDGSVSKRSGRSVSETSQVVDWLTSDHERKVLPNPCTSTAEERESARRLWGRKLPAFSGSIKQWPVFYSYYNRSTEACGFTSVENIIRLEEALTGPAREVVESKFTSPNAAPQVMKLLKQLYGRPGLLVKELIEQARQIENPKPERLDQLISFGIAVQKLCDHLTANEMEDHFSNPELLEELVRKLPANRALEWVRFKRNFVKPTLREFCAFMEELTEDCCELTVPANVEALRAPPRNIRGHSFLHVSNAVESASRVNTNGQNSHHAQATPSRTSVKCYVCEDPMHRVRQCGVFRAMTVTDRHATVSRLQLCANCLGSHGTRPCKSTFVCRVVGCGIRHHTLLHQEPSASTSSAQCYAHVEKSTTTLFRIVPVTVYHGQRSIDTYAFLDEGSSLTLVETSLAQQLGLEGARDPLELCWTGNYCRREESSQRVQLEISARGGERRYSIAAAHTINQLSLPTQSIDTSLILNLNYFQELPAIQYRNAVPQLLIGLQDVSLMKPLEVRSGEEGQPIAVRSLLGWSIYGPKSIDGSTAATPFPVHRHERISSVDETVQHPNSMDRQGLLEVNIAQNIAAVAEDSSAESSNVNGDQTTHEMLRQYFTLEDYNRTAC; from the exons ATGCCGAAGCCAAAGTTCGACTGTGTCGGTTGTGAACGCGAAAACGCGGTATCGGATATGGTGCTATGTGACGCGTGCTCTAAGTGGTGGCACTTCGATTGCGCTGGTGTTTCCAAGGAGGTGAAGTACGTGAAGTGGGTGTGTGAACGGTGTGAAAGCGGCGAAAAGGACGAGGCAGCCAAGGTGAAAGACCACGAGATGAGTGGCAAACCTAGTAGGGCTACTCGTGGGAAGGCCCAATCTCAGGATGGCGATACATCCAAAACCCGTTTAGAGAAACCCGTAGAAGTACCTTTGCAGCAGAAACCAGCGGACCAAGAGTTAGCCTCATCAAAAGTGTCCTTAGTCGCAACTCCGGACATAGTTATGGCTCAGCGAAGCGTTAGGAGCGAAACGGGTACTGCGCCGACAAATACGGAGCATGTGGAAAAGAACAGAAAGGCGCCCAGTCTGATCGAAGGTTCTAGCTctcgatgcaaaataaacccCAACCAAAAGGATAGTGCATCGCACGTTTCTCGCAGAAGTAAAAGCTCTGTGGCAACGACACTGAAGCTAGAACGTTTAGCTAAAGAGCGAAGGTTGGAAGTCGAAGCGCTTCAAACTGAAATGAGTAAAAGAATCGCGAAATTGAATTCGGATTACGAAGCGATGAAACAACAGATAGAGGATGGCAGTGTTAGCAAGAGAAGTGGTCGCAGCGTTAGTGAAACATCACAAGTCGTTGATTGGTTAACCAGTGACCATGAGCGAAAAGTACTTCCCAACCCCTGCACAAGTACCGCGGAAGAACGTGAGAGTGCGAGGCGATTGTGGGGTAGAAAGCTACCAGCGTTTTCCGGTTCGATAAAACAGTGGCCTGTGTTCTATAGCTACTACAATCGGTCAACCGAGGCGTGTGGTTTTACTTCGGTCGAAAACATCATCCGGCTTGAAGAAGCGCTTACCGGACCAGCAAGAGAAGTGGTGGAATCCAAGTTCACCTCTCCAAATGCAGCTCCCCAGGTCATGAAGTTGCTGAAGCAGTTGTATggacgaccaggacttttagTAAAAGAATTGATCGAGCAGGCACGGCAAATCGAGAACCCGAAACCAGAGCGCTTGGACCAATTGATATCTTTTGGTATAGCAGTCCAAAAGTTATGCGATCATTTGACGGCCAACGAAATGGAAGATCATTTCTCTAATCCGGAACTGCTGGAAGAACTGGTAAGAAAACTGCCGGCCAACAGAGCCTTGGAGTGGGTGCGATTCAAACGGAACTTCGTTAAACCAACGCTAAGGGAATTCTGCGCTTTCATGGAAGAGCTGACTGAAGACTGTTGTGAATTAACAGTGCCTGCTAATGTAGAAGCTCTTCGTGCGCCACCAAGAAACATTCGAGGTCATTCCTTCCTGCACGTGTCCAATGCGGTTGAATCCGCAAGTAGAGTAAACACGAACGGCCAAAATTCTCATCATGCGCAAGCTACACCATCGCGAACGAGTGTGAAGTGCTATGTATGTGAAGATCCAATGCATCGCGTCCGTCAATGTGGAGTCTTCAGAGCCATGACGGTTACAGATCGTCATGCTACAGTCAGTAGGTTGCAACTTTGCGCGAATTGCCTGGGCAGTCATGGAACGAGACCATGCAAATCTACGTTCGTCTGTAGAGTGGTGGGATGCGGTATTCGGCATCATACACTGCTCCATCAAGAACCATCCGCTTCCACGTCAAGTGCGCAGTGTTATGCTCACGTAGAGAAATCGACGACGACGCTATTTCGAATAGTTCCGGTGACTGTTTATCATGGCCAACGCAGTATCGACACGTATGCTTTCTTGGATGAAGGATCTTCTCTGACACTGGTGGAAACGTCGCTAGCCCAACAGTTAGGACTTGAAGGTGCTCGTGATCCTCTAGAGCTGTGCTGGACTGGCAATTACTGCAGGAGAGAGGAATCATCGCAACGTGTGCAGCTGGAGATATCGGCCAGGGGCGGTGAGCGGCGCTACTCTATAGCGGCCGCTCACACCATAAATCAGCTAAGTTTACCGACTCAGTCAATTGACACTTCACTGATATTGAATTTGAATTACTTCCAGGAACTTCCGGCGATACAGTATCGTAACGCAGTACCTCAACTGCTGATTGGGCTGCAAGACGTGTCGCTGATGAAGCCACTGGAAGTGCGATCGGGCGAGGAAGGTCAACCAATTGCTGTGCGAAGTCTACTAGGCTGGTCGATTTATGGTCCAAAAAGCATCGACGGATCGACAGCAGCAACGCCATTCCCGGTCCACCGTCACGAAAGAATATCGAGTGTAGATGAAACTGTGCAACATCCGAACAGCATGGATCGACAAGGGCTACTTGAAGTGAACATCGCGCAGAACATCGCAGCAGTTGCGGAAGATAGTTCAGCCGAAAGCAGCAATGTAAACGGTGATCAGACGACTCATGAAATGCTACGCCAGTATTTCACTCTCGAAG ACTACAACCGAACGGCATGCTGA